The nucleotide window tcaccaaacatctcctttaggctatagatgatgtcataggcacttgtcatattctggtgttgtgtttgtaacacgtctgacattgatgctaacatgtagcatctagccatttcatcagCCTTCTTCCATTTCTTGTGAGCACTGATTTGCTCATCAGTGGCACCCTACTCAGGCAATTGAGGGCATATTtcagtcaacacaaatttgtactcttcaaaggtgagcacaatatccaaatttcttttccagttgacatagtttgttccatccaacttatggtctttcagtataacagataatgggttgaatgaaggcattttgaaaaactgaaaaatggcatattcagaaattaatttatggcatacatgattcgaattatctaagattgcacccataatcaatcatataattcgttaacaatcaaaacactttagcatgaaatttcctatctcgatgggagaataaattccatgcaatttagttcacattaaatttcattgtctagacaacacgccgtgtcaaatgtaaatttaattagttaacttgctttggtcctataaataatggtattgatttcgatgggaaatatttccataatttatagttaagtgtataaccatcacttgatcataatctcaccatcttcataaaatttattccgatggggaaataattttataataaatgactactcattatgactatcaagaaaactaataatctaAGATATCTGTAATCGAAAATTTCCGATAGGGAGGAAGGGCtaagccaacacatattttcaattacatctctattatattttcttaccaataatccaaacttaaaaaatattcccgtaattccaaaactccttgaattgagatatcttaaaaaatgcattgaccgGAATTTAAGCATTTTGGTATCATCGCCCAAAACCGAGATTCGTTAcggattttctccatgaagtgaaaccgttatcgcagcaccataggttttcaatttaacgattaacaaatctagcaaccaggTCGTTCCCAGGTAAGAGGGGGCTTTCCGAAAAACGGCGCGCAATTAAGTAACCTCAATCCTTGACataactttctagacattgcattgttaatcttaaattagaatacttaaatgAATGGGTTGGAATTGCACACTTTGGTTccgaaaagaatcttaagttaaaaacggatttttccaaaataataccgtagtcacatttaatatctcaactttctgaattttattattacatatttttctttgaaccaatgatggagaccgtagggtgatgtgtaacccttctcccacttaatattttatttttgggtgattagtattttattttacatgtttagataacatctataaataaataggaatcctaatctagcatggcATTTAATTAGAATCAcacatgcaattaaaataagagacatagttaaaataggaaaccaaatcaatcaagagtcctagctatcatggtcttcaatcaagccGAATCTCAACTTGATTAGGAATCCCTGTTTGGAAACTGCTCGAAATACTACTGCCCGGACTGCCCCGCACCCGCTGCCCGATCTGCCCTCTGCAGCCCACATCTGTCCGGCAGCTTCCGGTGGTGACCGCCGGCTGCTGGACGCGCTACAGCAGCTGCTGGCTGCAACCAAAGCTGCTGCCAGCACTTGCTGCCTGCGCTGGCAGCAGTTTGCTGCTACTGGTAGCAGCTGCCTGTGCTGGCAGCAGTAGCCGACAGCTGCAGCAAGGCTACCGGTACCCTTCGtctcttcgtttcttcatctatttttacaaaaaaaatcctagcctccttcaaaccggagttcacaatctaaaaGTCGATTTACAATAATTCCTACTCCTTTATTCggagtgaacaattctaaaatcagaattaaaaaaaacttagaCCATGATAGCCAGAATTTCAGCCTGTAAAAACAAGTAAGTaataacaccgaaaaacatagattatgctaacaaattaaatttgacaaaattttgattttgtttagcatcgattacgtatctatgactggcctccgataccaattgttggaaacgtgcaacgcagcagaagcgtataaggacctcatagacataaacgataactagacaagtttcaaaaatttcttatcaaatactaatcaccatagcacaagCCATATATTAATGaattgcaagaagattatataccttgagatctctctgatttgatctctaataatcaggaacaaaggatggagtcagcgagtttgatactaagctcaaacctgtgaatcttccaccgtatgcaccaattcccaaacttggattgagagggtggtctcttttctccaagaacctgaagaatacaaaccaaaactagtggaaacgattagagagtagagaggccaactggtgtctcaaaacttgtgttaacaaaataCACACTacgtgtgtatttatagggtttggccacacctagggttttctccctaggtgggccggcccctaagcctctccctctcctaattccggtccgttttggttttcctgtatcttctagtattgggcttctgggctacagtggggaccaactaggaaaaataaaacatgggcttcctatgaatttaattatcagctcaaacccatggacataattataattcataaattataatatattccactaaaatattataattgcactccccgttttatctcaaattaaatctgagcctttcgttatacttgttcataagttcctcacgttaagttacagatacccgtcaattaaatatgccactgacatataatatttaattgacatctttaaatatttccttgatcttaccgcttaacttatttgaatgtgtcggattaattaaaatccacctgcagggttttgacacaatctcaaatcctataagcattctcaagagggtatcatcaattcataattggacgtgaattttattaacagattattttccatcgtacaattaatgcggtgacccaactcacttggtgtttgttggcctgtacaacaagacctcaccctttagtaaatcaaagtcccatacattaaatgcacatgtactaataatctttaataaattaagaatatgaacaattctataacgtttgtgtgagtgtacaattttccatatagtcagactgggaaaattgactcacacgtagtcctgatcaatacattccaagtgtactggtatagtaagttcaagcttcgccgctctccgtaaccaagataggtatactgaaatactataccacagccaagccgacggtttgtccaattccgtcttagctgtgattgcttacttatattcgataggaacttatgaattgatcttccgtgtgtaaACTTAGACTCTACATACCAATttatataccatatagaataaaagacactgatgtcaatatgtcttttctcattttgaattctaaatatattttattcaaataaataaatcgagtttgaatattacataaaataaaataaatcgagtttgaatattaaataaaataatggcctctagcatactattcctatcaaccCCAACTTCAAATAGAACCAGATGACCACCAGAGCCAGAACCAGGAAAGTGGTCAAAAAAGCCAACAAAAACTCCACCAGAATCCAGCAGCAGAAGGACCAGAACCAGATACTAGTAAGAGACCAGAAGTAGCTCCAGAAACCCACCAGCAACACCAACCTCATCAGAAAACCAAAAATAACTCCACTAGATTCCAACAACAGAGGAACCATAACCAGGTATCTCTAGAGAGCCAGAGTCACAAACTGAACATAATCAAAACAAGCCCCAAACACAGCAGCACCAGTCAATCAGCTCAGTGTCAGTGCAAACAATGAAGTACAATTATTAGTACATCAATATACTTAAATCCCATACAATTATGTCCGCTCATAAGATATTGTTTTGATGTATACTGAGAATAGAAGAAAAGTAAAGGATAAAGTACAGACCTCTATAAATTAATACCCTTCGGATCATAAATTTATTCATTAATCAAGATATTATTTAAtcgataaattaatattttatcaagttttacattaattaataaaaaattaatttgtcagggtattatttattttttcccaaaACGTTGAATCACAGCATCCTACatatttattggtatctttgacAATTGTACGATAATTCTGTATTGGAGTTTGTCTCATGCAAAGATGCACTCAAAACAACAATCACATTGCATAATTTTCTCTTATAAATGAGAACACTACATCATAATTTCTTAATGCACTAAGAAAAGTTAGAGATGAGGTCCAAAAAGACATCAATTTCAAGAGGAAACAAGTAACATTGGAGCAGGGGCGGAATCAAGGCTATAGTCCCTCATAAATTTTTGGTAAAATAATATacttatacatttatatataaataaataaataatacactTATGAATGTTATACTGAAAGAAACTTTAAATGatataaattttgaaattgcatgacacTTGCAATTTATAATTTTGTATAATTTGCAGATTGTAATTTGTAAGATTCTAACTAAAATAGTTTGATCCCCCACCCATCCACTAGAAATTGGCTCGCCCGAGCTCCAAATATTTTGGCTTAAGATATCTATATCCTCTTTTTCACCTTTTAATTCATGCTTTTCATCTTTTGTAACCGTTGTGAGCTAacaacttcaaaaaatttagtCTAATTTTAGTGTGTTAAATGTTGTGCCTAGAGTATACATATTTTAAGTACCCCTTTACATGCGTTTTCTTGCCATTTTGATTGAGTTGAGAATTGATATTGCTTAAGTATTTCATTTGTGCACATTTCAGGTGTTCAAGGCATGCATTGAAGAAACAGAATAAAATCGAGTCAGAATCAATCACTTTTAGAGACAAAGCCAAATCCCGATTGATCGAGCCATATAAAGCTCAATTTTCAGATTGCATTTCAGATCGTTTGAGAATATTTCCGATCTATCgaagttactattcacagcacatcaaatttaacaaaaaagtCTCGAATTCAAGTGGGTTTGagtcaaaacgaccccaacttgttagaGAAACGACATAGGAGTTCAAGGAGGTATAAAAAggtattttttagggttttagggacaTTCTCACCCGCTTGGATTGATCGACTAGGGTTTTGGAGCTTTCAAGGAGgaagccattgaagcttggagaagaagggggtttcttctctcctcttttatcccGATTTTTATGGTTTACTTTCATTATattatgatgtatcttgactccatgAGTGATTAGATTCTCTTGATAGGGACCTAATGTAAcctaattttgatgattcaataaacttggctttgatttctatctattgttgattgtttatgggtgtgcttatggatgtttggccatcattcaattgattcgttgcctagattgagatcgGAAGGAGATGTCTAAGATTTgcctcttaccatagacatcataagttgtatgaaccataggaatataggggcatgacctatgcaattgCTACATGTacggttaatccacaaatcttaatgggtatttgtttcttgaacctgattgttaggaataacatggGTTAGGGATAGAGACACTTTTGGTATAACCAGGAATGGAGCATCGGATAGGATAGGGAAACCGATTGTCAACAATGAGGTAGTTATTTAGGAGATTAAGAAGCCAATGGAGTTGAATCGAATAAGGGACGGTGAAATTAGGTACCCTAGTACTTTTCATTCTTAAGTTCAATCTTGTTCTTCCTTACTCGCTTAATTTAGTTGTTAATCACTTTTTAAtacttgctttagtttagaaCAAACCAAATTCAAACCAATTCCCTTCTCCATTTTAGCATAATTGTAGCTTTAATTGATATTGAATTAAATTATCAAAATCTCTGTGGGACGATACTATACTCTCTCTTTATTACTTACATGATTTCGTATACTTTCGAATTTGCACCAacaacttcaaaaaatttagtCTAATTTTAGTGTGTTAAACTATTCAATTGTCATAGTTATCATTCATGAAGATAATTTTCTAGAGGTTGGTATTAAAATTAGTTTATTCACTCTTTTGGCACCCCTTTGAATTTTGAACCATCTAATAAGTtcaatttttaatattatttcctAGCCGTGCAAAACACGAGAATGTGACTAGTGGAGGAAGAGGATTGGGGTATATTCTactttaggaaaaaaaaaggcctTGTGTCTTGTATCAAAACTATGTTCACTTCAATGTCGAGAAAAACAGAATggttagactttttttttttttttttagattgtaaTGATGCCAAGTTAGTAATATTCTAGAAgttaatgaaacaaaaaaaggttGGAAATAAATTTCGTATGGGGTAGGTTAAGGGGAAAGAGGAATCCCAACTCATTATACGCATGTGACGGTTTAGTACAAGTTACTCTTCATACTCCACTTGATTTAGTTTTCTATGTTTGACTTGGTCAGAAAATGGGCAAATGAATGAAATAGTCAGATATTTCTTATTTGACCCGAAATTGGTTCAAACTTACGACTATGCTTGGAAGGAGGGTTTCATTAATGCATTCTATATTATTTGTTGCTGTAGCAAGAAAAAGTGAGATTTGAGTTTAAGAAACTTGAACTTGAAGTAAAAACTTGCGAGAAACTTGGAGGTTTCCTCTAAGACTAGGAATACAGAATTAATTTCACAAGTTTTCCCAACTGGAATATCTTACCTAccaacatatttttgtgcatgtatatatatatatacacacaaatagGTATGATGATCGTGGAATGCCAAAACAAGACTTACCCATATTTTCTCTCATAGAGCAGGACATTGTGTGAAGGGTCTTGAACTGATGGAGGAACAGCAGAAGTATCTCCATGGAACACTTGAAACCACCATCTTTGATGCAACACCTTACACACCTAAATTCCCCTTCAATGTAAGTACTacttagattatatatataatacacaaacCCTCATAAATAATTTAGTTCAAATTACAAGTTATTTGTTTCAGTGTATATTTACAGATGGAAAACCTGCCTATGTAACCATTAAGATTGACAACAAGAAAGCAGCAAAGACAAGTCATGAACGCGATCGCGTTTGGAACCAAACCTTCCAAATTCTATGTGCACATCCTTCAAGTACTTTCATCACCATAGCACTCAAAACAAAATGCTCTGTCTTGGGCAAAATCCATATCGAGGCTCGTCAAATACTGAAGGAAGAAAGCTTGATCAATGGCTTCTTTCCTTTAATAATGGAAAAGGGGAAGCCAAATCAAGAAATCAAGCTCAGGTTGATGTTATGGTTTAAACCTGCAGAGCTAGAACCAACATGGCAAAAGATACTCGACTATGATGGTGATTTCCCAGGCTTAAGGAATGCTACGTTCCCTCAACGATCAAATTGCCATGTCACGCTTTATAACGATGCTCATCATAGCTCTAACTTCCATCCTCCATCTGCAATTTGTGGACCTCCGAGAAAATTATGGGAGGATGTGTACAAAGCCATTGAGGGTGCAAAGCATTTGATCTACATTGCAGGATGGTCAATCAATCCCACCATGGTGTTGGTAAATTATGTTACAATTTAGTTCCTTCTGCTTCTTTTGCTGCTTCTAGTATGTGATGTGTTCGTTGCTCAGGTTCGTGATGCTGAAACAGATATTCCACACGCTGTAGGAGTAACAATTGGCGAACTGGTGAAGCGAAAAGCTGAGGAAGGTGTGGCTGTCAGAGTCATGATTTGGGATGATGAAACGTCTCTGCCAATCATTAAGAACAAAGGAGTGATGCAAACTCACGATGAAGATGCATTTGAGTACTTTAAACACACCAAAGTGATATGCAAATTGTGCCCGAGATTACACCACAAGTTCCCGACAGTCTTTGCTCATCATCAGAAGACCATAACCGTTGACACTCGAAGACAGGATTCTGTAAATAACAGAGAAATTATGAGTTTTGTTGGTGGGTTGGATCTTTGTGACGGTCGCTATGATACAGAAGAACATTCCTTGTTCAAGACACTCAATACAGGGTTACAGTTGAACGATTTCTATCAGACAAACATCGCAGGAGCTACACTTCACAAAGGAGGACCAAGAGTGGCATGGCATGATGTCCACACTTGTGTCACAGGTGAGGCTGCCTGGGATGTATTAACCAATTTCGAGCAAAGGTGGACTAAGCAATGCGATTCATCATTATTAGTCCCCACAACCACAATACAAAATCTTGTACACCAACCTTCTTCAAATGCTTCCTCCGAAAGGAACTGGAAAATTCAAGTTTTTCgatcaatagaccatgtttcgACAACCCAATTAGCTAGAAACTTAAGAGGAGAGCAGAGCATCCACGAAGCATACACAGAAGCGATAAGACGAGCAGAGAGGTTCATTTACATCGAGAACCAGTACTTCATTGGAGGGTGCCATTTGTGGGAGAAGGACAGGAATTGTGGATGCAGGAATTTGATACCAGTAGAAATTGCACTTAAGGTAGTCAATAAGATCAAAGCtaaggagagattcgcagtgtATATAGTGATACCAATGTGGCCTGAAGGAGTACCCGAGAGCGAAACTGTTCAGGATATATTGCATTGGACAAGAGAAACCATGTCAATGATGTATAGGCTGATCGGAGAAGCGATACAAGAAAGTGGACAGCCGGGGCACCCGGGGGATTATTTGAACTTCTTTTGCCTTGCAAACAGAGAACTAGAAAGCGAGGGAGAGTTTGTTCCTCCAATTTCTCCTCACCCTTCAACACAATACTGGAACGCCCAAAAGCACAGGCGGTTCATGGTGTATGTCCACTCCAAGCTCATGATAGGTAAGAGAATTGATAATTGTGTTTAggttttaataattaaaaattcagTAGAACAAACTAAATGTCCTAACAAACAATTTATATTGGTTTTCAGTGGACGATGCTTACCTATTGATCGGGTCTGCAAACATAAACCAACGATCCATGGACGGGAAACGGGACACTGAGATTGCATTAGGATGCTATCAGCCAAGAAATGGTGCAAATTTGCAGAACACCAGCGATGTCTGGGCATTCCGTATGTCGCTATGGTATGAACACACTGGACGCAATGACCAATTATTCCAGGAGCCTGAGAGTTTGGAATGTATTGAAAGAGTTCGTTCCATAGGAGAAAAAATGTGGGAAATATACAGTAGTGATGAATTGGTGGACATGGAAGGCGTGCACCTAGTAAGTTACCCTGTGAGAGTGACACAAGACGGTATTGTTGAGGACCTCAACCATGGAAATGGTTTCTTTCCCGATACAAAAGCTTCAATAAAGGGGAGGAGATCGAAAGTGCTACCGCCAATCTTTACAACATAGTCACGAATGAAGGGGAAGGATTCATTTGTTGTGGCATTGTCTGCATcaaataagatatatatataataagaaaGTTTAGAAGAAATTCAGAAGTTCCTGTCAAGAAAGTCATGGTTGCAGATGTATAACGgacatcatattgttgtttcaaaaataatataagACGATTATTATTTAAGAGACTACTTGTTTCCAAGTATACTGATCTTCAACTAAAGTTTGTTCAGATGGCAAGCTTGAGTTCATCTAGTTTAGTATTAGCCAAACTCAATGCAGAGCTTGAACTTGATTTTCGACTCGTTTAAAAACTCTACCTAAACTCAAATCAAAGTTTTTAGCATAATCAATTGAGTTTGTTGGGTTTTCAACCCTTCTGAAATATGACACTGCGAGTGGTGATGATTAATGTGTTGGTTGTGTCACATATTTGGTTGGATTCTCTATGTTGTTGCAGGTTTATGTGCAAGGTTGTATCCTGAGGTAGTGTAGTTACCAAAAATCGTGTGGCTCCACTGGGTCATGTAACGACAAAAACCAAGCTGGATTACCTAAGCTCACGGGCCTAACCTGTGTACTTAGGCCACTTTGAGTAGGGGCGGAGCCAGGATTTCACGTGAGGGGGGGCCTGAAGGTTTGTGGGGGTTCGGGGGCAACGctcccgaaatttttttttgagctatttatttttattgttagaatttagtacaataaatataactttgttagattataatcattttaattgaatATATGATCAATAAGGTTTGTTTCATTATGCATAATAGATGAAATATTACAAAGAGTTGAaattaaataaagtaaataaagATGATTCGATTTAATTTTTAGATGAATAAATTGAATAAgaaataatatttgttaattattGAATAAGGAACAATACCAATTATGCTtcctttatcaattttttttaccaCCCTTAAAACCAATATTAAATCAGAGAAATATGCAGAATAatactaagaaaaaaaaaataaaaaattaatgattGTAGCACGCTAGTTCGAACTGGGGACAAGGAAAAGCCCTGCCAAAATGCACACCATCAAGCTAGCAAGCCGTGTATGTAATACATATCAACTAATAGGTATATGTACTAATTTGTTTGTCAAAATTCAGGGGGGCCTGGGCCCCCCTGGTCCCTCTGTAGCTCCGCCCCTGACTCTGAGGCCCATTTTGAGGCCCACATGTTACCTTTTCATCATCGTTAAGTAATGTAACAGTCGTACGAAGCATATCTGACACCATATCTGACACCATGTCTGACACCGTTTATGATACTGACAGCTAATATCTCTTTAGTTATTTACTTTATTATGCTCGCAGTAACTCCTCTTTGAGCAAGAACTATGTTTCGGAGTGCCTTTACTGTAATGGCGCCACCATAGTAAGGGCGCTGGCACGTCCGAGCGCCAACTCATCAAGTGATTCATCTTTTAAGGAGTTTCAACCAATTCAGTTTACAACCGACATTCGTGGATGTGACGGGCACATATCCCTAGGTATGACATTTTGCCATGTGAATATCCCTTCATTAATTGTCGCCCGCAATACTGCCCATACTCCAATCGACACCTGTCACAATCACTTCATATATTTCTATATccttatcctactttttgtttgtCAGTCCTTACACAAACGAGATAATTGACTTTCATACTCTTACACGATATCATCCTATCCAATAGGGCCCAAGTGGGAAACACAATTCCCGAGGCCAATCATGACTCTCATATAAATACCCTTCTCCGACCTAGGAGAAGGGGATCGATTCCTAGAAACCGAAATTCTACAAACCCTCACAAAATATACTCAGACAAAAC belongs to Tripterygium wilfordii isolate XIE 37 chromosome 2, ASM1340144v1, whole genome shotgun sequence and includes:
- the LOC120011809 gene encoding phospholipase D alpha 4, with the protein product MEEQQKYLHGTLETTIFDATPYTPKFPFNCIFTDGKPAYVTIKIDNKKAAKTSHERDRVWNQTFQILCAHPSSTFITIALKTKCSVLGKIHIEARQILKEESLINGFFPLIMEKGKPNQEIKLRLMLWFKPAELEPTWQKILDYDGDFPGLRNATFPQRSNCHVTLYNDAHHSSNFHPPSAICGPPRKLWEDVYKAIEGAKHLIYIAGWSINPTMVLVRDAETDIPHAVGVTIGELVKRKAEEGVAVRVMIWDDETSLPIIKNKGVMQTHDEDAFEYFKHTKVICKLCPRLHHKFPTVFAHHQKTITVDTRRQDSVNNREIMSFVGGLDLCDGRYDTEEHSLFKTLNTGLQLNDFYQTNIAGATLHKGGPRVAWHDVHTCVTGEAAWDVLTNFEQRWTKQCDSSLLVPTTTIQNLVHQPSSNASSERNWKIQVFRSIDHVSTTQLARNLRGEQSIHEAYTEAIRRAERFIYIENQYFIGGCHLWEKDRNCGCRNLIPVEIALKVVNKIKAKERFAVYIVIPMWPEGVPESETVQDILHWTRETMSMMYRLIGEAIQESGQPGHPGDYLNFFCLANRELESEGEFVPPISPHPSTQYWNAQKHRRFMVYVHSKLMIVDDAYLLIGSANINQRSMDGKRDTEIALGCYQPRNGANLQNTSDVWAFRMSLWYEHTGRNDQLFQEPESLECIERVRSIGEKMWEIYSSDELVDMEGVHLVSYPVRVTQDGIVEDLNHGNGFFPDTKASIKGRRSKVLPPIFTT